In Rhodothermales bacterium, one DNA window encodes the following:
- the glgA gene encoding glycogen synthase, translating to MHITILTNEYPPNVYGGAGVHVEYLTRELARLDGGKHAVDVLSFGEQDERDGNLRVRGIQSAANIPVRDPRHAKLMDTLVRDLAMAGAVGDADIVHGHTWYSHFAGMLAKQLTGAKLVLTTHSLEPHRPWKVEQLGTGYHASSWIERTAYANADGVIAVSQSMKEDVQALYDVPDDRIRVIYNGIDPEQYRPRPDADVLRQYGVDPDIPFVLFVGRITRQKGILHLVRAIPHLQSDGPLQVVLCAGAPDTEEIEKEMEAAVAEAKGTADASILWIPKMVPKDDVITLYTHAAVFVCPSVYEPFGIINLEAMACETPVVASAVGGIPEIVVPGETGTLVAFEPEGGDSAEPADPDAFVRDLAAAVNDLLGDPDRLDRMGRASRRRVEEQFTWARIAEQTLDFYRSLLDR from the coding sequence ATGCACATCACGATCCTCACGAACGAGTACCCCCCGAACGTCTACGGCGGCGCGGGCGTCCACGTCGAGTACCTCACGCGCGAGCTCGCCCGGCTCGACGGCGGCAAGCACGCCGTCGACGTGCTCAGCTTCGGCGAGCAGGACGAGCGCGACGGCAACCTCCGCGTGCGCGGCATCCAATCGGCGGCCAACATTCCGGTGCGCGACCCGCGCCACGCCAAGCTGATGGACACGCTCGTCCGCGACCTCGCGATGGCCGGGGCCGTCGGCGACGCGGACATCGTGCACGGGCACACGTGGTACAGCCACTTCGCGGGGATGCTGGCGAAGCAGCTCACCGGCGCGAAGCTCGTCCTCACGACGCACTCCCTCGAGCCGCACCGGCCGTGGAAGGTCGAGCAGCTCGGCACCGGCTACCACGCCTCGTCGTGGATCGAGCGGACGGCGTACGCGAACGCTGACGGCGTGATCGCCGTCTCGCAGTCGATGAAGGAGGACGTGCAGGCGCTCTACGACGTGCCCGACGACCGCATCCGGGTGATCTACAACGGTATCGACCCCGAGCAGTACCGCCCGCGCCCCGACGCCGACGTGCTCCGCCAATACGGTGTCGATCCCGACATCCCGTTCGTGCTCTTCGTCGGGCGGATCACGCGGCAGAAAGGCATCCTCCACCTCGTCCGCGCGATCCCGCACCTCCAGAGCGACGGGCCGTTGCAGGTCGTCCTCTGCGCCGGAGCGCCGGACACCGAAGAGATCGAGAAGGAGATGGAAGCGGCCGTCGCCGAGGCGAAAGGCACGGCCGACGCATCGATCCTCTGGATTCCGAAGATGGTTCCGAAGGACGACGTGATCACGCTTTACACGCACGCCGCCGTGTTCGTCTGCCCGTCGGTCTACGAGCCGTTCGGGATTATCAACCTCGAAGCGATGGCGTGCGAGACGCCGGTCGTGGCCTCGGCCGTGGGCGGGATTCCCGAGATCGTCGTGCCCGGCGAGACGGGCACGCTCGTCGCGTTCGAGCCCGAGGGCGGCGACAGCGCCGAGCCCGCCGACCCCGACGCGTTCGTCCGCGACCTCGCCGCCGCCGTCAACGACCTCCTCGGCGACCCGGACCGGCTCGACCGCATGGGCCGCGCCTCCCGCCGCCGCGTCGAGGAGCAATTCACGTGGGCCCGCATCGCCGAGCAGACGCTCGACTTCTACCGCTCGCTGCTCGACCGCTGA
- a CDS encoding glucose-1-phosphate adenylyltransferase, translating to MKDTLAVVLGGGAGTRLFPLTGHRAKPAVPLAGKYRLVDVPISNCINSGLDRIFVLTQFNSASLNRHVAQAYRFDRFGGGFVTILAAEQTPSSKHWYQGTADAVRQSLPHIDSHPHSHVIILSGDQLYSMDYRRMLAHHQQHNADVTIATIPVVAEEAPAFGILKTDEHHAITEFHEKPPLDQLDGKESPVSDEMQAAGRIYLASMGIYIFSADTLQAVLDADPDAHDFGHEMIPRAIEQRRVLSYPFEGYWSDIGTVRSFFDANLMLAQPEPPYTLYDPARPLYTNARMLAPAKVEHSTVRNAIISEGSVIVGAEITDSVIGIRSYVGRNATVKNTVMMGADYYPWSTGGLDQPPQGPARPGIAEGTHIEGAIIDRNASIGANCHIANRDGVEEGEGPGFYIRDGIIVIAKNAEIEPGTTI from the coding sequence CCCCATCTCGAACTGCATCAACTCCGGGCTCGACCGCATCTTCGTCCTCACGCAGTTCAACTCGGCCAGCCTCAACCGGCACGTCGCCCAGGCCTACCGGTTCGACCGCTTCGGCGGTGGCTTCGTGACGATCCTCGCCGCCGAGCAGACGCCGTCGTCGAAGCACTGGTACCAGGGCACGGCCGACGCCGTCCGCCAGTCGCTCCCGCACATCGACAGCCACCCGCACAGCCACGTCATCATCCTCTCGGGCGACCAGCTCTACAGCATGGACTACCGGCGGATGCTCGCCCACCACCAGCAGCACAACGCCGATGTGACGATCGCGACGATCCCCGTCGTGGCCGAAGAGGCGCCGGCCTTCGGGATCCTCAAGACGGACGAGCACCACGCCATCACGGAGTTCCACGAGAAGCCGCCGCTCGACCAGCTCGACGGGAAGGAGAGCCCGGTCTCCGACGAGATGCAGGCGGCGGGCCGGATCTACCTCGCCTCGATGGGCATCTACATCTTCAGCGCCGACACGCTGCAAGCCGTCCTCGACGCGGACCCCGACGCGCACGACTTCGGACACGAGATGATTCCCCGCGCCATCGAGCAGCGCCGCGTGCTCTCGTACCCCTTCGAGGGCTATTGGAGCGACATCGGGACCGTCCGCTCGTTCTTCGACGCCAACCTCATGCTGGCCCAGCCCGAGCCGCCGTACACCCTCTACGACCCGGCCCGCCCGCTCTACACGAACGCCCGGATGCTGGCCCCGGCGAAGGTCGAGCACTCGACGGTGCGCAACGCGATCATCAGCGAGGGCAGCGTGATCGTCGGCGCCGAGATCACGGACTCCGTCATCGGCATCCGCTCGTACGTCGGCCGCAACGCGACGGTCAAGAACACGGTGATGATGGGCGCGGACTACTACCCGTGGAGCACCGGCGGGCTCGACCAGCCCCCGCAGGGCCCAGCGCGGCCCGGCATCGCCGAGGGCACCCACATCGAAGGCGCCATCATCGACCGCAACGCCTCGATCGGCGCGAACTGCCACATCGCCAACCGCGACGGCGTCGAGGAAGGCGAGGGGCCGGGCTTCTACATCCGCGACGGCATCATCGTCATCGCGAAGAACGCGGAGATCGAGCCCGGCACCACGATCTAA